ATCTCTCGTCGGGAGGAAACCTCAAGTTGGGAATCCTGGACACGGTAGGTTTTCTTTTGTACGTGCCCCTTGGTCAGCCTGGTGTTCATCCAGCCCTCTTGCATAGTGAGCCTGACTGTACCTCGCTAAACCTTCTATTATGAAAGGCGTTTGTGCCATGTTTATGGGTATAAATCACGCAAgcattaccttcttatcctgtccccCTTTTCTGATATTTCCTTACAtcgctattttccaagatggccatgtTTTCCCTGCTGACAttcagcttgaaactacatttagCACTATCCCCCGCTCTGTACTTTCTTCTCATGGATGTCCCCACTAAGCGCTGCCCCATAAATCTGATTATACTCTATTCAATGTTTTATTAGATCTGACGTTTTACTCCTACTTTTATCTTTTAGACCAAATGAAACTTTCTGCAGTTCCTTGACGGGAGATGGATCAAGAATCTCAATACTTGAACTatataaccaatgccagtcaggcCAGAGTGAACCAAGTGATGAAGCTCAGGATTCTGTCACCTCCACAACGGAAGTAAGAAAATCTGATTTTATACCAGGAACAACAGAAGACTCTTTGAACTCAGCATTATCACTGCATACAATAGGACAAAAAGATCTTCTACTTTCTCCTACAGATTTTCTGACCACGGTTTTTGAAAATGACCCAACAACTTCCTTCTCCATAACACAGTCTAGTATTGTTACTCCAAAAACAAGTTCAAGCAGTGACGTATTACCTAAAGAACTCACCGATTTACCAATAACTAAACAGACGTTTCCAGAGAATGGAAGTTCCAGTTGGAACCAATCAGAAATCCCAAGAGACTACCCGGAAGACTATGACGAGCAAGAGACTCAACCTATTGTAACAACAGTAGGGAGCAGAATCACAGCCTGTGACTATGACCATTGTAGACATCTTCAAACACCTTGCTCTGAGCTTCAACTTCTAAAACCATGCATGTGCCCAGGTCTTTCAGGAGATCATCTCATTCCAGACCCACCTCACCTACAAGGAGTTTTTGAGATAACAGACACCTCAGCACAGATACTTTGGTGTTCCCCAAATTCTATAGTGGAAAAGTACCAGCTTGTTTATGATCATGAAAGTGATGCGAATCAAACGGTTGATAACATTTATATGACAATGAGACAGTTCACTCTATATAACTTAGTGCCTCATACAACATATAAAGTTTGTGTAATGGCCTTTAATAAGAAAGGGCATAGTGCGCCAATAAACAATGGATCAAGAACCCCTTGTGCTGAATTCAAGACCAGACCAAGCTACATTCTCATCCTTTCCATATTAAGTGCTCTAGGCGGGCTGTTTTTAGCGGCCATCGCAGTGCTTTCTATCTGCCTATATAAGGCTTGTAAAAATAGTGTTAGCAAATATGATACGCATCTCGTGTCCTATAAGAACCCCGCATTTGAATATCACTGTACTATTCCAACTTATCATTAAAATCTTGTTACAAATCCTGTCTGGAGTCAATCCTTTCTTTATCCCTATGAAACCTCATGGTTAAGCATAGGATGAGAAGCTTCGGGCCAAagatccttttacacaggcaaCTGTCCGGTGCattaaaataaacataaaacatTGGAAGAAAGAAAGTAGAACTAATTAGAGAGATAGCGGGTTGAGAAATCTCTTATAGGACAATCACAACAAATACTCCTAATCAAATATCAGTATAGCAAGGGCGAATTAATGGTAAAACTTAATGCCTGTTTGACACGGGTGATGCAATATcaccatgaaaaaaattgcagcaatatcgcatcagtGCCGCTGAATTTTCTTGTGTTGCTAAAAAGTTGCACTCAgtgcttgcttgtagttttctctcAGCGCTTCTTAGTCAGGAGTTCaaattccctgcctccaggaagcactggctgggattggttctcgagcaccgcggctcagccaatcagaggcagcgctcgatgaaccaatcacagccattcaatgaatggctgtgtttagtttatcacagccattcaatgaatgaatgaatgagtgaatagctatgattggttcatcgagtgctggctgatTGATTCTCACGCGCCgtggctcagtcaatcacagccagcccttcctggaggcggggattttgattgtccaatccaggaagggctggcagaagactaaagacaagtgccgGAGGTGAAGAGGAGATGCGCCCCGAGAtgacagtgcctcttaggtgatgtattatttttttgttttttaatgcagctagggcttattttagggatttgacagtaggatttcctactgtaaaagttgcatcgcactgcacaaaaaccacatttttgtgtgatgcaatgcaacagaaagaaagctccatagagaaacatggctacaaaacattgcaagtcGTGAGCATATCTAGCaatagaaaggaaggctccatagggaaacatgggctacaaaccaTCGCAAGTCGCGAGCCGATCTAGCAACCTGCGATTGTTTTTCTCACAATGTTACAGGCTAAGAAACATCGCTAATATGAAGGAAAGCATAggattcacatacatgcgatttgtggcATTGCGAGAAATAGGCCTAATGCTTAATAATTAgatagtaaaatattaatatcatAAATCTTAAGGTGCCTCCACACACATTAGATAAACATCACCTGAACCTGCATTTTACAGTGCGCTCAGTTGACCATCTTATGTCGATGGGGGGGGGTCCTGACTTTTCATTAACTGCAGTCTCTGTGAGCATGCCTGTGTATGGGGGGGTCAGGAGGAATAGCTGTCAACTAAACGCTGGCCCACCTATATCATACATTTACTCTTTTAAAGTATCAGGTTCTTTTGACATTTCATAACTTGGGGGAACAAGCTCAGTGTCTCTAATTTGCCTTGGTTAAGACCTGGGAGTCCACATGCCCAAGCTGAGAACCCGTTCCAAAAAGAACAATCCTGTCTGGAAACTGTCCCAGGACTAAAAGTGGCCCTCCGGTcccagacaaaccaagatggccacaccacttctctgTCTACATGACAGACCATTGCTGCattactaatgtacagtgtgcaagACACTACATGCCGGCCACTCCACTTTTCTACTTTGTCCACAACTGTTCGGCACTGGACTCCCAAGCTCCGATCACCAGCATTTAGGGCCACACTCGTCTCTAACTGTCATTTTCCAGCTAAACTGAtgaaatgtttttttaaccacACAACACAGTTTTATTGCTGGTTATTTACTTTAATAAAGAGAAGTTAGATTTCCCATTCTCTCGTAATTCGGATGGTTGTCCCCACATTAttattccttctcctccatcaTTGAATATTTGGATTTCAAATCACACTATTGCTATACTTACACCAGCGTATTGGGGGCTGTATGCTGTCTGTATAATCTCTTTACTTATTGATTTTTGGAAAAGGTAAAAGGGAGGGAAGGTAGGTAAATGGAAAAACAGAC
Above is a window of Eleutherodactylus coqui strain aEleCoq1 chromosome 3, aEleCoq1.hap1, whole genome shotgun sequence DNA encoding:
- the LOC136620131 gene encoding leucine-rich repeat neuronal protein 4-like, coding for MAMFSLLTFSLKLHLALSPALPNETFCSSLTGDGSRISILELYNQCQSGQSEPSDEAQDSVTSTTEVRKSDFIPGTTEDSLNSALSLHTIGQKDLLLSPTDFLTTVFENDPTTSFSITQSSIVTPKTSSSSDVLPKELTDLPITKQTFPENGSSSWNQSEIPRDYPEDYDEQETQPIVTTVGSRITACDYDHCRHLQTPCSELQLLKPCMCPGLSGDHLIPDPPHLQGVFEITDTSAQILWCSPNSIVEKYQLVYDHESDANQTVDNIYMTMRQFTLYNLVPHTTYKVCVMAFNKKGHSAPINNGSRTPCAEFKTRPSYILILSILSALGGLFLAAIAVLSICLYKACKNSVSKYDTHLVSYKNPAFEYHCTIPTYH